A region from the Rhodamnia argentea isolate NSW1041297 chromosome 7, ASM2092103v1, whole genome shotgun sequence genome encodes:
- the LOC115734700 gene encoding rhamnogalacturonan I rhamnosyltransferase 1-like, whose translation MCRVDRSDVKSNLREPNKRGSLEMGLKAFGESKVEKLRNTMLPHSSRSRMKVWMIRATTTVLLWTCVVQLTALGETWGPRVLLGLPSCLSQESAVLDDKVSAVPARVLPPKRVYKNNGYLMISCNGGLNQMRAAICDMVAIARHLNVTLIVPELDKTSFWADPSDFHDIFDVDHFITSLRDEVRILKELPPRLKMRVDQGLTFQMPPISWSDISYYQHQVLPLIQKYKVVKLNRTDARLANNGQPLDLQKLRCRVNFSALRFTSQIEELGRRVIQLLRKNGPFLVLHLRYEMDMLAFSGCTQGCSDAETDELARMRYAYPWWKEKIIDSVQKRKDGLCPLTPEETALTLRALGIDRNIQIYIAAGEIYGGERRMASLTEAYPRLVRKETLLEPSDLRFFQNHSSQMAALDYLVSLESDIFVPTYDGNMAKVVEGHRRYVGFKKTILLDRRLLVELIDQYNTGALSWDEFSSTVKEVHANRMGNPLKRLVIPDRPKEEDYFYSNPYECLQPSDDPLSST comes from the exons ATGTGCAGAGTGGATAGGAGCGACGTCAAGAGCAATCTGAGAGAGCCGAATAAGAGAGGGAGCCTGGAGATGGGGTTGAAGGCCTTCGGGGAGAGCAAGGTGGAGAAGCTGAGGAACACTATGTTGCCGCACTCTTCCCGGTCGCGGATGAAGGTGTGGATGATACGCGCCACCACCACGGTATTGTTGTGGACGTGCGTGGTGCAATTGACGGCCTTGGGAGAGACATGGGGGCCTAGGGTGTTGTTGGGCTTACCTTCTTGCCTGTCTCAAGAATCTGCGGTTCTAGATGATAAGGTTTCTGCGGTTCCTGCCAGGGTATTGCCGCCCAAGC gGGTTTACAAGAATAATGGTTACCTAATGATATCATGCAACGGAGGACTTAATCAAATGAGAGCAGCG ATTTGTGACATGGTCGCCATTGCAAGGCATTTGAATGTTACACTTATAGTGCCTGAGCTGGATAAGACATCTTTCTGGGCTGATCCCAG TGACTTCCATGACATATTTGATGTCGATCATTTTATTACTTCTTTGAGAGATGAGGTTCGGATTTTGAAAGAGTTGCCTCCCAGGCTCAAGATGAGAGTGGATCAAGGGTTGACCTTTCAAATGCCACCAATTAGTTGGTCAGATATTTCCTACTATCAGCACCAG GTTCTTCCATTGATACAGAAATACAAAGTTGTTAAGTTGAACAGAACTGATGCTCGACTTGCTAACAACGGCCAGCCGTTAGACCTTCAGAAGCTACGATGCAGAGTGAATTTCAGTGCCCTCAGATTCACCTCTCAGATTGAAGAGTTGGGGAGAAGGGTTATCCAACTTCTTAGGAAAAATGGTCCTTTCCTAGTACTGCATCTCAGATATGAGATGGACATGTTGGCATTTTCGGGCTGTACGCAAGGTTGCAGTGATGCGGAAACAGACGAACTGGCAAGGATGAG ATATGCTTATCCCTggtggaaagaaaaaataatagattCTGTCCAGAAAAGGAAAGATGGTTTATGTCCATTAACTCCTGAAGAAACGGCTCTCACTTTGAGGGCCCTGGGAATTGACCGCAATATCCAAATCTATATCGCAGCTGGTGAAATATATGGTGGCGAAAGAAGAATGGCAAGTCTCACTGAGGCTTACCCTAGATTG GTCAGAAAAGAGACACTGCTGGAACCCTcggatttaagattttttcaaaatcattcttCTCAAATGGCCGCCCTAGATTATTTGGTCTCATTGGAGAGTGATATTTTTGTTCCTACCTATGACGGAAACATGGCTAAGGTTGTAGAAGGACATCGCAG ATATGTTGGGTTCAAGAAGACAATTCTGTTGGACAGAAGGCTTTTGGTGGAGTTGATAGACCAGTATAACACTGGGGCACTGAGCTGGGATGAGTTTTCATCTACAGTTAAGGAAGTTCATGCAAATCGAATGGGGAATCCGTTGAAGCGGTTGGTCATTCCAGACAGGCCGAAGGAAGAGGATTATTTCTATTCAAACCCTTACGAATGTTTGCAGCCATCAGACGATCCCTTGAGCAGCACGTGA
- the LOC115734828 gene encoding uncharacterized protein LOC115734828 — protein sequence MRDVDFAHGFEKRERRPNVRLGDLGDFPAAFACVFSHKHKENRIRKRRNSGFRSLDEPGKSSVVSKETLLEEDSSDLGRAVLPGILVDPLRCRGNEKRDSSKPTSEAESLGEMGTSKCELNFGAVTRKCRVMKRRCRSAAGSNRVFASGWGFTRSPEIADALDGKGSAGFAKCFAPDVESDDMSGRETSMASKKGTEDGNVSPNAGHGHGADVAGVGLDGLSRVREWLEESGFGNYADVFEMHEVDEEALPLLTFRDLKEMGVQAVGPRRKLYSVIKRLAGDSR from the coding sequence ATGAGAGATGTTGATTTTGCACATGGAttcgaaaagagagagagacgcccGAATGTCAGGTTGGGTGATTTGGGAGATTTCCCTGCTGCCTTTGCATGTGTTTTCTCTCATAAACACAAGGAAAATCGGATTCGCAAGAGAAGAAACAGCGGTTTCCGGAGCCTAGATGAACCAGGAAAGAGCTCTGTTGTCTCGAAAGAGACCCTGCTGGAGGAGGACTCTTCGGATTTGGGCCGTGCCGTTTTGCCGGGAATTTTGGTTGATCCTCTGCGGTGCAGAGGAAATGAGAAACGGGATTCCTCAAAACCGACTTCTGAAGCAGAGAGTTTGGGGGAAATGGGGACGAGCAAATGCGAGCTGAACTTCGGCGCCGTCACTCGCAAGTGTCGGGTGATGAAGCGCCGGTGCCGGAGCGCGGCGGGGAGTAACAGGGTTTTCGCAAGTGGATGGGGTTTTACCCGTAGTCCTGAGATTGCTGATGCGTTAGATGGAAAGGGTTCAGCAGGATTTGCGAAATGCTTTGCTCCCGACGTCGAATCGGATGATATGTCGGGTCGCGAAACATCGATGGCGAGTAAAAAAGGAACCGAGGATGGGAATGTCTCCCCCAATGCCGGTCACGGGCACGGAGCGGACGTTGCTGGAGTCGGGCTAGATGGCTTAAGCAGGGTGAGGGAATGGTTGGAGGAATCGGGGTTCGGTAACTATGCCGATGTGTTCGAAATGCACGAGGTGGATGAGGAGGCACTGCCTCTTCTCACTTTCCGGGACCTCAAAGAAATGGGTGTGCAGGCCGTCGGGCCACGGCGGAAGCTGTACAGTGTGATCAAGCGATTAGCAGGGGATTCCCGTTGA